A window from Magnetococcales bacterium encodes these proteins:
- a CDS encoding DUF721 domain-containing protein: protein MPPRIQRTMIPLGEVIPQLTHELLDHPVGRAQRLWREWVTAVGPQLAQHTEPLRLSDGTLTIRVDSPAWKNELEFIKHELLERLAPLLPPGSLQRILLKQGTLRFLQKTQRPPPNPDSVSWPPPLPNEIQQAQSQVTMVADPMLQEILYRIALKRLIRTRIPDKIQPSP, encoded by the coding sequence ATGCCACCCCGCATTCAACGCACCATGATTCCATTGGGTGAAGTGATTCCCCAATTGACGCATGAATTATTGGATCATCCGGTCGGACGGGCACAACGTTTATGGCGGGAATGGGTCACCGCCGTAGGACCCCAACTCGCCCAGCATACCGAACCTTTGCGGCTGAGCGACGGAACATTGACGATCCGGGTGGATTCGCCCGCCTGGAAAAACGAGTTGGAATTCATCAAGCACGAGCTGCTGGAACGCCTGGCTCCTCTCTTGCCACCTGGCAGCCTGCAACGCATCCTCCTGAAGCAGGGTACCCTGCGATTTCTTCAGAAGACCCAGCGCCCCCCTCCCAACCCGGATTCCGTCTCCTGGCCCCCTCCCCTGCCCAATGAAATTCAACAAGCTCAATCCCAGGTCACCATGGTGGCCGACCCCATGTTGCAGGAAATTCTGTATCGCATTGCCCTCAAGCGTCTGATCCGTACCCGCATTCCCGACAAAATCCAACCATCCCCCTGA